The following coding sequences lie in one Sinorhizobium fredii USDA 257 genomic window:
- a CDS encoding type II toxin-antitoxin system VapC family toxin, whose protein sequence is MTGYLLDTNAISMFSPSKATATPGFSDWLEEKEQLSGVYLSAVTVHEIEKGVRLLEAKGAKAKAAGIELFLQGLIAGYSDRILPVDADVAREGGKLEARAIAAGHNPGASDAMIAGTASFHQLTVITSNLKHFRPFGIKVKSPAQVIP, encoded by the coding sequence GTGACCGGCTACCTTCTCGATACGAACGCAATTTCCATGTTTTCGCCCTCCAAGGCCACGGCCACGCCTGGATTTTCGGACTGGCTGGAAGAGAAGGAGCAGCTTAGCGGGGTCTACCTGTCAGCCGTTACCGTCCACGAAATTGAAAAGGGCGTGCGGCTTCTGGAAGCTAAGGGCGCGAAGGCCAAGGCGGCAGGGATCGAACTATTCTTGCAAGGGTTGATCGCCGGTTACAGTGACAGGATTCTGCCTGTTGACGCGGACGTTGCACGCGAAGGCGGCAAGTTGGAAGCCCGGGCCATTGCAGCCGGTCACAATCCCGGAGCGTCCGATGCCATGATCGCGGGAACCGCCAGCTTTCACCAGCTGACGGTCATCACGTCCAACCTGAAACACTTTCGTCCTTTCGGGATCAAAGTGAAATCCCCGGCTCAAGTGATCCCCTAA
- a CDS encoding type II toxin-antitoxin system Phd/YefM family antitoxin, protein MSTISLKDAKAGFSNIVDQAAAGEFVTITRHGRAAAVLVSVGAAEAAKKALHKERPSLVHYLTSFPADIDLDDAVFARNPAPSRKVDL, encoded by the coding sequence ATGTCAACCATCAGCCTGAAGGACGCCAAAGCTGGTTTCTCGAATATCGTGGATCAAGCTGCCGCTGGTGAGTTTGTCACGATCACTCGCCACGGCCGGGCAGCTGCAGTCCTCGTCTCTGTTGGAGCCGCGGAAGCGGCAAAGAAGGCGCTTCATAAAGAGCGCCCTAGCCTAGTCCATTACCTAACATCGTTCCCGGCCGACATCGATCTTGACGATGCTGTTTTCGCCCGAAATCCCGCTCCCTCGCGTAAGGTCGATCTGTGA